DNA from Mustelus asterias unplaced genomic scaffold, sMusAst1.hap1.1 HAP1_SCAFFOLD_4602, whole genome shotgun sequence:
CGTCAGGCTACGCTGCCTGGGCCCAGGGCAGAGACTCACTCCACACCACACCCACCTCCAGCTTCCTGCTGGCCACCAGGAAGATGCGGGCACTGATCCCCTTCCACCGGCTCTCCGTCCAGGTCGAGTACTCAGTCGAGGACCAGTCCTTGAGCTCGAAGGCTGGTGACACAGCCTTGGCCAGCCAGACAGGACTCCGCAGGCAGTAGGCCTCAGCCTCAGTAGTGTTTTCACGCTCCCATCCCTGGATCCACAGAAACTCGTAGAGCTGTAGGAACAGGAAgcaagcgtgagagagagagaaaaaaaagagcgAGGGAGCGAGAAAAGTGTTGAGGGTGGAAACTCACATCCCGGCCCCGCTCTGGCCGCTTGTCTGCGTTGCGGCATTCCTCCTCCGTCAGGTTAGTGATCGTTCCTGTCACATTGGCCAGAATGTGTTGCACAAAGATTGTTGGGTTGTTCACCTGTGGAAAACTGGCCGAGACATAGAATATCATCTCCTCCTTACCTGTGctcgggaaagagagagaggaatgagagggacagagaagagTTGGGgtaggatggggggagggagagtgggggggggggagggagagtggggggggggagggagagtgggggggggagggagagtgggggggggggagggagagtggggggggggagggagagtggggggggagggagagtgggggggggggagggagagtgggggggggggagggagagtggggggggggagggagagtggggggggagggagagtggggggggggagggagagtggggggggggaggg
Protein-coding regions in this window:
- the LOC144491162 gene encoding nicastrin-like: MIFYVSASFPQVNNPTIFVQHILANVTGTITNLTEEECRNADKRPERGRDLYEFLWIQGWERENTTEAEAYCLRSPVWLAKAVSPAFELKDWSSTEYSTWTESRWKGISARIFLVASRKLEIITLLTGIGVLLVSLILIYFVNAKANVLFTSPREHGTATY